The following are encoded together in the Planococcus antarcticus DSM 14505 genome:
- a CDS encoding alpha/beta hydrolase, which produces MKKRLLWTSAIISSVLTASATTVGFIASNRLMYVKKKDEQLILERETTAKRYDEVWYVSVPKSEQWIESQNGYPIKAIFLEPHDTNRFVIICHGVTESKVNSFRFARMFERLGFNSVVYDHRRHGDSGGKTTSFGHFEKFDLKAVVEALKLHVGTDLFYGIHGESMGAATTLLYGGMEDTAEFYISDCAYSNIYEQVLHVMKTTTPLRTTLALRLAALFMKMRDGYSITTVSPRETIKNIESPVLFIHSVHDDFVLPKMSEELYALKQGPKELKLFAEGAHAQSFNKNPDEYEETVAAFLMSYGLLTPTQAATQQATISPQIK; this is translated from the coding sequence ATGAAGAAAAGATTGCTTTGGACTTCCGCTATCATTTCCAGTGTCCTTACAGCATCAGCTACGACTGTAGGCTTTATTGCCAGCAACCGGCTGATGTATGTAAAGAAAAAAGACGAACAGCTGATTTTGGAAAGGGAAACCACCGCAAAACGCTACGATGAAGTATGGTACGTCAGTGTACCAAAAAGCGAACAGTGGATTGAATCCCAAAATGGCTACCCGATCAAAGCCATTTTTTTAGAACCTCACGACACCAATCGCTTTGTTATCATCTGCCACGGTGTTACTGAATCAAAAGTCAATTCCTTTAGGTTTGCACGCATGTTTGAACGACTAGGATTTAACTCGGTCGTTTACGATCATCGGCGCCATGGCGATTCCGGAGGCAAAACCACCAGCTTCGGTCATTTCGAAAAATTCGATCTAAAAGCTGTAGTAGAGGCATTAAAACTGCATGTCGGCACTGATTTATTTTATGGTATCCACGGCGAATCAATGGGTGCCGCGACAACACTTCTTTATGGTGGTATGGAAGACACAGCGGAATTCTATATTTCAGATTGTGCCTATTCCAATATTTATGAACAGGTTCTTCATGTCATGAAAACCACCACACCTCTTCGCACCACCTTGGCCCTTCGGCTCGCTGCGTTATTTATGAAAATGCGTGATGGCTATTCGATTACAACTGTATCGCCAAGGGAAACCATCAAAAACATTGAAAGTCCTGTTCTTTTTATCCACAGTGTCCATGATGACTTTGTCCTGCCGAAAATGAGCGAGGAACTTTATGCTTTAAAACAAGGACCAAAAGAATTGAAACTATTTGCAGAAGGCGCACATGCACAGTCCTTCAATAAGAATCCTGATGAATATGAAGAAACAGTCGCTGCATTCTTAATGAGCTATGGACTGCTGACACCAACCCAAGCAGCAACGCAGCAGGCTACTATTTCGCCTCAGATAAAATAA